GTTTCTGAGATGAAACAACACCATCCCCTTGTGGTCATGATGTTGAtgatctgtttttgttttaaatattttatttagttttttctcaACATTGTCATAAAGTAAATATAGCCAAGTCCTCCTTCAGCCAAACCCACACCGCTTCTATTTCAGTCAGATGTGTTGTGACTAGAATTTTAGATCATATATTGAGTTATTTTTCACCTTTGCTGTTTGACGAGATCTTAACGCAACGTCTATTTTGGGTTAGACGAATGCGAccagaaaatgatgcaattcTGTCAACCTCCAAATAGGCCATTCTAATTTCGGTCTCCTCATAGACTGGAATGTCTTTACATGTGACCCATTCATTTGTAGAGTTTAATATGTCGCAGCATAATGAAGCTATAAAATCTGCTTCCctctccccccctttttttggcACAAAAGATACATCTCAGGTGTGTAAATCGGACCAGCGACCTTCGACGTTACCCGTTGGTCCTGTCGTCACGGTGATGGGCAGTTTGCAGACCCCAACTCCCAATAGCACAGGTGATGCATCTAAATTATCTTGGTGATAAACCAGCCATGTTAAATTGGTTTGTACATCAAATTTGTGTTGTTTTGAGCAGGGAGCGGCCCGTCCGGCCCCAACAGCGGCGTCACCTCCCCATCTCTCATCCAGCTCCCCTCGCACTCGGTACCAGACTTCTCGTATTCTTCCAGTGAGGATGAGTTTTACGACGCGGACGAGTTCTACCAGAGCACTACTTCCCCTAAACACTGCATGAAGTGAGTTGCCACTACGTATTTGAGTCTATTTGTACTCCGTCTCATTTTCTCCGGATGATCGCAGCCCCTCAGGACCCTCGGCAGCATCCCTCctcaataatgacaaagtggcATTGAAGAGACCAGACACAACAGAATCGCTCAACTCGACAATGTCAAATGGCACAACAGAAGCAGGTAAAAACCAAACACGGCTTTGTGAAGTCCTTTTTTTGACAGCTGCCAAATTGAGCATCTGTTGCCCTCAGATCCGTTCGACGACCGTGACGATGACGGCGAGGGCGAGTCCGTGGAGGAGCACAAAAGCGTCATCATGCACCTCCTGTCGCAAGTCCGTCTGGGCATGGATCTCACCAAGGTAAAGGGCCGCTTGGTGTTGATGGGAATCCATTGCTAAAACAAGTAccacattttctcgcatattagccacttCCGcgcataagccgtacccttaaaattgccttaaaatcgttgaatttgacaatttctctcgtataggacgcccctgattcacaattttaacctagggttttttggggtttggttCTGAGATGCAATTTGTTTCCATCCTTATCCCCAGGTGGTCCTGCCAACTTTCATCCTAGAAAGGAGATCTTTGTTAGAAATGTATGCTGACTTCTTTGCACATCCAGACTTATTTGTAAGGTAACGTATAATCCTCTTGTACCTTGCGCTACATAAATACTGATCCCTCAAATACTATCACCAATGGCAAGTCACTCACTGTTTTGAATTTCCGCAGTATCGCAGAACAGCCGGAGCCCCGCGATCGGATGGTTCATGTGGTCAAATGGTACCTGTCGGCCTTCCACGCGGGGAGGAAAGGCTCGGTGGCCAAGAAGCCTTACAACCCCATCTTGGGAGAGGTCTTCTTATGTCATTGGGATTTGCCTTGCAAGACTGAGGAGCCCTCCTCCCCAATGGTGAGCCCACCCACATCTCTCGGGTGTCAAGATTGGGTTCGACGTCACGTGCCGTgtcctttttttgcagtcatCTCCCGTTATTGTCCAAGACCCGCTATCGGATGGTCCGGTTCCGTGGTCTTCACCCAACAATGTGTCTTTTGTGGCAGAGCAGGTCTCTCATCATCCCCCCAGTGAGTGATGTTCCTTCAAATGCAGTcgtcgtgttttttttaattcaaaaatgaacTTTCAGGCAATCGTTTTAGCAACGTGTTCTCTTTCATCAATGAGTGAAAAACATATGAATCACTCGACATAATTTGCAATAACCGTAATAACTGAATAACTGCTTATTAACATACCATATACATTCCTATATTGGCCTGTTGTTGACATAAGTCAAAGCAAAAGTGTGCTGTCAAATCCTTCCATAGGATTCCCTGATGTATTTTAGCTTTTCCACTGCATCCTACCtgaaatgtgtcttttttttcattgtgaatGCCActtgttaaatgtttttgtttccttCTTCCTGCAGTTTCTGCATTCTACGCAGAATGTTTAAGTAAGAAGATCCAGTTCAATGCTCACATCTGGACCAAATCCAAATTTCTTGGCATGTCTATAGGTGTTTATAATATTGGCCAGGGTAAGCTTGGCTTTTCCTACACAAGCAATGTTCATTTTCATGCCAAATATTGAACCGTGTTTTTTGCGGTTTTTTTATGCTTTAGTCGACAAAAGCTGGACGAAAATAGAATTAGtcctattttattcatttttaaatgagtaaATCTAATTTTAGTTGACAAATACTCCACTCACAACAAACTTTGGACAAACgtttaatcattaaaattatAACAGAGCATTTGTTGAATGAAATTGTACGTCTAAGATAACTTGCCTTGTTACAACTTGAATAAATATCAGTGTGGCGAACATTTTTATCTCGTCAGACATAAACTGGCAAACTTGATATGTTATGTTTTAGTCATGACATTGTTTTAGTCATGACATGCAAAGGATTAGCTTGATATTGTTACATTATTATCTTAAAAAAAGGCTCaacaatttgttttcattatcaTTGAAAACACTACTGGAATTTAATGTGTGCCGTTCTCCGCGCAGGCTGCGTGTCATGCTTAGAGCATGATGAACATTACATCCTCAACTTTCCCAACGGATAC
Above is a genomic segment from Stigmatopora argus isolate UIUO_Sarg chromosome 8, RoL_Sarg_1.0, whole genome shotgun sequence containing:
- the osbpl9 gene encoding oxysterol-binding protein-related protein 9 isoform X3 yields the protein MSIEGRQLEAEAGFVPSVQDFDRKLAEADAYLQILIDQLKLFDEKIKDCKEDESRRKIEHLKETTCSMVESIKHCIVLLQIAKDESNEQQHANGLISTINPVDGIYQPSLDTPVDNTTMPTQTTLPMDTSQVCKSDQRPSTLPVGPVVTVMGSLQTPTPNSTGSGPSGPNSGVTSPSLIQLPSHSVPDFSYSSSEDEFYDADEFYQSTTSPKHCMNPSGPSAASLLNNDKVALKRPDTTESLNSTMSNGTTEADPFDDRDDDGEGESVEEHKSVIMHLLSQVRLGMDLTKVVLPTFILERRSLLEMYADFFAHPDLFVSIAEQPEPRDRMVHVVKWYLSAFHAGRKGSVAKKPYNPILGEVFLCHWDLPCKTEEPSSPMSSPVIVQDPLSDGPVPWSSPNNVSFVAEQVSHHPPISAFYAECLSKKIQFNAHIWTKSKFLGMSIGVYNIGQGCVSCLEHDEHYILNFPNGYGRSILTVPWVELGGECNISCSKTGYSATIVFHTKPFYGGKKHRITAEIFAPNDKKSFCSIEGEWNGVMFAKWASGENTTFIDTKRMGIMKKKVRKLEDQLAYESRRLWRDVTLNLKLKDIDAATEAKHRLEEKQRVEARERKENEQQWETRLFHEDGECWVYDEPLLKRLASPRP